In a genomic window of Tripterygium wilfordii isolate XIE 37 chromosome 8, ASM1340144v1, whole genome shotgun sequence:
- the LOC120004059 gene encoding BTB/POZ domain-containing protein POB1-like, with product MKYSTTDLFDPRTEMDSDFARSSDGDFGFAFNDSNFSDRVLRIEIMGDPPEGRTDGEGCRSMADWARHRKRRREDIRKEDVVDLSGGFEEQDFNGNQPDMDDGVGSENQDEEAVAMIEEAGSGDEAADGNESTWSMGGSTVVRVKTLHISSPILAAKSPFFYKLFSNGMRESEQRHVTLRVNASEEAALMELLNFMYSNTLSTNSAPALLDVLMAADKFEVASCMRYCSRLLRGMEMTPESALVYLELPSSVLMAEAVQPLTDAAKQFLAARYKDMTKFQVEVMALPLAGIEAILASDDLQVASEDAVYDFVLKWARTQYPSLDDRREILGSRLARFIRFPFMTCRKLKKVLTCSDFEHDVATKLVIEALFFKAEAPHRQRLLTAEESVTLNRRFVERSYKYRPLKVLEFEHPRQQCVVYLDLKREECGNLFPSGRVYSQAFHLGGQGFFLSAHCNMDQQSSFHCFGLFLGMQEKGAVSFTVDYEFAARSKPREEFVSKYTGNYTFTGGKAVGYRNLFAIPWTSFMAEDSPYFINGILHLRAELIIRR from the exons ATGAAATATTCGACTACGGATCTGTTCGACCCGAGAACGGAGATGGACTCCGACTTCGCTCGTAGTTCCGATGGGGATTTCGGTTTCGCTTTTAACGACAGTAATTTCTCCGACAGAGTGCTTAGGATAGAGATCATGGGCGACCCACCCGAGGGTCGGACCGATGGGGAAGGCTGCAGGAGCATGGCTGACTGGGCCAGGCACCGCAAGAGAAGGAGGGAGGATATCAGGAAGGAAGATG TTGTGGATCTTTCTGGAGGCTTTGAGGAACAGGATTTTAATGGCAACCAGCCTGATATGGATGACGGCGTGGGATCTGAAAATCAAGATGAAGAAGCAGTGGCAATGATTGAAGAGGCAGGATCAG GTGATGAAGCTGCAGATGGCAATGAGTCAACTTGGTCCATGGGGGGTTCTACAGTTGTGAGAGTTAAAACATTACACATTAGTTCACCTATTTTAGCAGCAAAGAGTCCATTTTTCTATAAG CTTTTCTCAAATGGGATGAGGGAGTCTGAGCAGCGGCATGTAACACTTCGAGTCAATGCTTCTG AGGAAGCTGCCCTCATGGAGCTTCTGAATTTCATGTACAGCAATACTTTATCTACTAATAGTGCTCCAGCTTTGCTTGATGTTCTTATGGCTGCGGACAAGTTTGAGGTTGCTTCGTGCATGAGGTATTGCAGCCGACTCTTACGGGGTATGGAAATGACACCAGAATCTGCTTTGGTTTATCTAGAGCTTCCCTCTAGTGTGTTGATGGCCGAAGCTGTTCAGCCATTGACTGATGCTGCAAAGCAGTTCCTTGCAGCTCGCTACAAGGATATGACCAA GTTCCAAGTGGAGGTGATGGCCTTACCTCTTGCtggaatagaggcaatattggCTAGTGATGATCTTCAGGTTGCTTCAGAGGATGCTGTCTATGACTTTGTATTGAAGTGGGCCAGGACCCAGTACCCAAGTCTGGACGACCGGCGTGAAATCCTGGGCTCACGGCTTGCACGCTTTATTCGCTTTCCTTTCATGACCTGCCGAAAGCTTAAGAAGGTTTTAACCTGTAGCGACTTTGAACATGATGTTGCAACAAAGCTTGTGATTGAAGCTCTTTTTTTCAAAGCTGAGGCCCCACACCGACAACGGTTACTGACAGCAGAGGAGTCGGTTACTTTGAACCGTCGTTTTGTAGAGCGGTCCTACAAGTATCGACCTCTTAAGGTGTTGGAATTTGAACATCCTCGGCAGCAGTGTGTGGTTTACCTGGACTTAAAGCGGGAAGAGTGTGGAAACTTGTTTCCTTCAGGGCGCGTGTATTCCCAGGCATTTCACTTGGGAGGACAAGGCTTTTTCTTATCAGCTCATTGCAACATGGATCAGCAGAGCTCCTTCCATTGTTTTGGGCTTTTTTTGGGGATGCAGGAGAAAGGAGCTGTAAGTTTTACCGTGGACTATGAATTTGCAGCGAGGTCAAAGCCAAGGGAGGAGTTTGTTAGCAAATACACAGGCAACTACACTTTCACTGGGGGTAAGGCAGTAGGCTACCGAAACTTATTTGCCATCCCATGGACTTCATTTATGGCGGAGGACAGTCCTTATTTCATAAACGGAATTCTGCATCTTAGAGCCGAGCTCATCATCAGACGCTGA
- the LOC120003374 gene encoding common plant regulatory factor 1-like: MGNNEEVKSSKFDKSSSTAPSDQTNIHVYPDWAAMQAYYRPGVALPPYYNSTLAAGHAPHPYMWGPPQPMMPTYGGPYAAIYSPGGVYAHPAVPLATAPSSVETPSKSLGKADHGLMKKLKGFDGLAMSIGNENAENAEASSECTRSLSAEAEGSFVANSDRSDQIRRRRSRKGKPVSGAKGKTETQTSPETPAYDGEMHAASDKVLGDTIPGKSVGPPCSGITTTLEIRNPANTNAETSPANVPQFGVLSPSETWPRNERELKRERRKQSNRESARRSRLRKQAEADELGHKVELLTAENRALKSEVDQLMGKSEKLRTKNAMLLVKLKNAHLGKPQEMDLKNSDDKRAMPVSTENLLSRVNNSGSAERGRGAECDEYENDSKSGTKLHHLLDANRRADAVVAG; the protein is encoded by the exons ATGGGAAACAATGAAGAAGTGAAATCTTCTAAGTTTGATAAATCTTCATCAACTGCACCATCG GATCAGACCAATATTCATGTATACCCTGATTGGGCAGCCATGCAG GCTTATTATAGACCCGGAGTTGCTCTTCCACCATATTACAACTCAACTTTGGCGGCGGGTCATGCTCCTCACCCTTATATGTGGGGCCCACCTCAG CCCATGATGCCAACTTATGGGGGCCCTTATGCTGCAATTTACTCACCCGGAGGAGTTTATGCACATCCTGCAGTTCCTCTT GCCACAGCACCGTCAAGTGTAGAGACTCCTTCAAAGTCATTAGGAAAGGCAGATCATGGGTTGATGAAAAAGTTGAAAGGATTTGATGGGCTTGCAATGTCAATAGGCAATGAAAATGCTGAGAATGCTGAGGCTAGTTCTGAATGTACGCGGTCACTAAG TGCAGAGGCTGAAGGTTCTTTTGTCGCGAACTCTGATAGG TCCGATCAAATcagaaggagaagaagcagGAAGGGAAAACCCGTCTCAG GTGCAAAAGGAAAAACTGAAACACAGACTAGTCCGGAAACTCCAGCTTATGATGGGGAGATGCATGCTGCTTCAGACAAAGTGTTAGGTGATACTATTCCTGGGAAATCTGTTGGACCTCCTTGTTCTGGTATTACAACCACATTGGAGATCAGGAACCCTGCAAACACGAATGCTGAGACAAGCCCTGCTAATGTTCCACAATTTGGTGTACTGTCTCCTTCTGAAACCTGGCCACGG AATGAACGGGAGCTGAAGCGGGAGAGGAGGAAACAATCCAATCGAGAATCTGCTAGAAGGTCAAGGTTAAGGAAGCAG GCTGAAGCTGACGAACTTGGACATAAGGTTGAATTATTGACTGCTGAGAATAGGGCACTGAAATCTGAAGTTGATCAATTAATGGGGAAGTCAGAAAAGCTGAGGACAAAAAATGCTATGTTATTG GTGAAGCTAAAGAATGCCCATCTAGGAAAGCCTCAAGAAATGGACTTGAAAAACAGTGATGACAAGAGGGCCATGCCTGTTAGTACTGAGAACCTTTTGTCAAGAGTTAACAATTCAGGTTCTGCAGAAAGAGGCAGAGGGGCAGAGTGTGATGAGTATGAGAACGACTCAAAATCTGGCACCAAGCTGCATCACCTGTTGGATGCAAACCGCAGGGCTGATGCTGTTGTTGCTGGCTGA